A region from the Lolium perenne isolate Kyuss_39 chromosome 4, Kyuss_2.0, whole genome shotgun sequence genome encodes:
- the LOC127296674 gene encoding xyloglucan galactosyltransferase KATAMARI1 homolog produces MRRRSVLPSHHDDADKGGGKAPQSRLCFLATLCVVFWVLIFYFHFSVLATDPDGPPVAVATQARIARHHDLPDHRVSNPAPSVASDPPPATATLPKDEQPSAVVQAPPKEYPFQRALRTAENASDPCGGRYIYVHELPPRFNDDMLRECQRLSLWTNMCKFMSNDGLGPPLDNQDGVFSNTGWHATNQFAVDVIFGNRMKQYQCLTNDSSRAAAVFVPFYAGFDVARYLWGYNISMRDAASHDLVDWLRKRPEWDVMGGRDHFLVGGRIAWDFRRLTDQESDWGNKLLFMPAAKNMSMLVVESSPWSANDFAVPYPTYFHPAKDADVFAWQDRMRSLERPWLFSFAGAPRPGDPMSIRGKLIEQCRTSNFCKLLECDLGESKCHSPSAIMKMFQSSLFCLQPQGDSFTRRSAFDSMLAGCIPVFFHPGSAYVQYTWHLPKNYTRYSVFIPEAGVRNGK; encoded by the coding sequence ATGAGGCGGCGCTCCGTGCTGCCGTCCCACCACGACGACGCGGACAAGGGCGGCGGGAAGGCGCCGCAGTCGCGCCTCTGCTTCCTCGCCACGCTCTGCGTCGTCTTCTGGGTCCTCATCTTCTACTTCCACTTCTCCGTCCTCGCCACCGACCCCGACGGCCCGCCCGTCGCCGTCGCCACCCAGGCACGCATTGCGCGCCACCACGACCTCCCGGACCACCGCGTCTCCAACCCCGCACCCTCCGTCGCCTCGGACCCACCCCCTGCCACTGCCACCCTCCCCAAGGACGAGCAGCCCTCGGCCGTCGTCCAGGCCCCCCCGAAGGAGTACCCGTTCCAGCGCGCGCTCAGGACGGCGGAGAACGCGAGCGACCCGTGCGGGGGCCGGTACATCTACGTGCACGAGCTGCCGCCGCGCTTCAACGACGACATGCTGCGCGAGTGCCAGCGCCTCAGCCTCTGGACCAACATGTGCAAGTTCATGAGCAACGACGGGCTCGGCCCGCCGCTCGACAACCAAGACGgggtcttctccaacaccggctgGCACGCCACCAACCAGTTCGCCGTCGACGTCATCTTCGGCAACCGCATGAAGCAGTACCAGTGCCTCACCAACGACTCCTCCCGAGCCGCCGCCGTCTTCGTGCCCTTCTACGCCGGCTTCGACGTCGCCAGGTACCTCTGGGGGTACAACATCTCCATGAGGGACGCCGCGTCGCACGATCTGGTGGACTGGCTGAGGAAGAGGCCCGAGTGGGATGTCATGGGTGGGCGCGACCATTTCCTGGTTGGGGGAAGGATTGCATGGGATTTCAGGCGGTTGACCGACCAAGAGTCTGATTGGGGCAACAAGCTGCTCTTCATGCCGGCCGCCAAGAACATGTCCATGCTGGTTGTGGAGTCAAGCCCATGGAGTGCAAATGACTTTGCGGTGCCGTATCCGACATACTTCCACCCTGCCAAAGACGCCGATGTCTTCGCTTGGCAAGATAGAATGAGGAGCCTGGAGAGGCCCTGGTTGTTCTCGTTCGCGGGGGCTCCTCGTCCTGGTGATCCAATGTCCATTCGAGGGAAGCTCATCGAGCAGTGCAGGACATCGAATTTCTGTAAATTGCTGGAGTGTGACCTTGGAGAGAGCAAGTGCCATTCGCCAAGCGCAATCATGAAGATGTTCCAGAGCTCTTTGTTCTGCTTGCAGCCCCAGGGCGATTCCTTCACTAGGAGATCTGCCTTCGACTCCATGTTGGCTGGCTGCATACCCGTTTTCTTCCATCCTGGTTCAGCGTATGTCCAGTATACATGGCACCTTCCGAAAAACTACACGAGGTACTCTGTCTTCATTCCAGAAGCTGGCGTTCGTAACGGAAAATAA
- the LOC139830715 gene encoding xyloglucan galactosyltransferase KATAMARI1 homolog, translating to MRRRSVLPSHHDDADKGGGKAPQSRLCFLATLCVIFWVLIFYFHFSVLATDPDGPPVAVATQARIARRHDLPDHRVPNPAALASDPPPATATLPKEQEQEQEPSAVVQAPPKEYPFQRALRTAENASDPCGGRYIYVHELPPRFNDDMLRECQRLSLWTNMCKFMSNDGLGPPLDNQDGVFSNTGWHATNQFAVDVIFGNRMKQYQCLTNDSSRAAAVFVPFYAGFDVARYLWGYNISMRDAASHDLVDWLRKRPEWDVMGGRDHFLVGGRIAWDFRRLTDQESDWGNKLLFMPAAKNMSMLVVESSPWSANDFAVPYPTYFHPAKDADVFAWQDRMRSLERPWLFSFAGAPRPGDPMSIRGKLIEQCRTSNFCKLLECDLGESKCHSPSAIMKMFQSSLFCLQPQGDSFTRRSAFDSMLAGCIPVFFHPGSAYVQYTWHLPKNYTRYSVFIPEAGVRNGK from the coding sequence ATGAGGCGGCGCTCCGTGCTGCCGTCCCACCACGACGACGCGGACAAGGGCGGCGGGAAGGCGCCGCAGTCGCGCCTCTGCTTCCTCGCCACGCTCTGCGTCATCTTCTGGGTCCTCATCTTCTACTTCCACTTCTCCGTCCTCGCCACCGACCCCGACGGCCCGCCCGTCGCCGTCGCCACCCAGGCCCGCATTGCGCGCCGCCACGACCTCCCGGACCACCGCGTCCCCAACCCCGCCGCTCTCGCCTCGGACCCACCCCCTGCCACTGCCACCCTCCccaaggagcaggagcaggagcaggagccctCGGCCGTCGTCCAGGCCCCCCCGAAGGAGTACCCGTTCCAGCGCGCGCTCAGGACGGCGGAGAACGCGAGCGACCCGTGCGGGGGCCGGTACATCTACGTGCACGAGCTGCCGCCGCGCTTCAACGACGACATGCTGCGCGAGTGCCAGCGCCTCAGCCTCTGGACCAACATGTGCAAGTTCATGAGCAACGACGGGCTCGGCCCGCCGCTCGACAACCAAGACGgggtcttctccaacaccggctgGCACGCCACCAACCAGTTCGCCGTCGACGTCATCTTCGGCAACCGCATGAAGCAGTACCAGTGCCTCACCAACGACTCCTCCCGAGCCGCCGCCGTCTTCGTGCCCTTCTACGCCGGCTTCGACGTCGCCAGGTACCTCTGGGGGTACAACATCTCCATGAGGGACGCCGCGTCGCACGATCTGGTGGACTGGCTGAGGAAGAGGCCCGAGTGGGATGTCATGGGTGGGCGCGACCATTTCCTGGTTGGGGGAAGGATTGCATGGGATTTCAGGCGGTTGACCGACCAAGAGTCTGATTGGGGCAACAAGCTGCTCTTCATGCCGGCCGCCAAGAACATGTCCATGCTGGTTGTGGAGTCAAGCCCATGGAGTGCAAATGACTTTGCGGTGCCGTATCCGACATACTTCCACCCTGCCAAAGACGCCGATGTCTTCGCTTGGCAAGATAGAATGAGGAGCCTGGAGAGGCCCTGGTTGTTCTCGTTCGCGGGGGCTCCTCGTCCTGGTGATCCAATGTCCATTCGAGGGAAGCTCATCGAGCAGTGCAGGACATCGAATTTCTGTAAATTGCTGGAGTGTGACCTTGGAGAGAGCAAGTGCCATTCGCCAAGCGCAATCATGAAGATGTTCCAGAGCTCTTTGTTCTGCTTGCAGCCCCAGGGCGATTCCTTCACTAGGAGATCTGCCTTCGACTCCATGTTGGCTGGCTGCATACCCGTTTTCTTCCATCCTGGTTCAGCGTATGTCCAGTATACATGGCACCTTCCGAAAAACTACACGAGGTACTCTGTCTTCATTCCAGAAGCTGGCGTTCGTAACGGAAAATAA